TGGTAGCTACATTTTAGATTAATCAAAAAGTATTCACTTGTAGTGATTATTTGAGAAAAAAACTGCTCGAGTCATAATAAAATGCAGTAACTAAAACGTGATATACTATTGTTACACTTACACGTTAGTTGCTTAACACGACTCAGCTGATTACAgctattatgaatataatttatgaataatgaaacACCATTGGATGTTCTTGTGAGCGGGTGGTGGTGGTGTTGTTGGTGGTGTTGGTGGCGGTGGCGGTGGTGAGGTAGAGCGGCGGGTGCGTGGTGGCGGCGCGTTAGGTGGGCTCAGTCTTGACGCCGGCGCTGGCCGCCACGGCCGCGCGCGCCTCCTCGGGCAGCCGCTCCGGGGTCGTCAGGATGTCCGTGGTGGTGCACAACACGCGCAGCGCGTTCAGCACCGCTGCTCGACACATACacacaattaattattatgtgattGACAGACaccaataattatatatcacacCTTGTTAACcccattattacattatattcaatACAGGCACATTATATTGCGCGATTGTACAGCCTACAAGGATTTTATGTTACCTAAAAAGAATATGGATATGATTACGTAAGTTCATTACGGGATCCCATGTCACATAGAGTGTTCAatcatatcataatatataataaaattaattagttcaCCACCCGAAACTTTCACGACTTTATACGACCGTCATcgacactaaaataaattaataattctaatagTTGTTTCAAAATGAATTCCGAAAACAaacttatcaaaattaatttaatgggtTGGTGGTCCACTTAGACGATTGGCCGGAAATATGAATTGCCGTTTATGACTATCGACGGTACATAAAGTATGTACGCACCGGGTCTCATCTCCACGAGCGAGCAGTGCTGCTCGGCCCACAGCAGCGTGGTGCGCACGAGGTCGGCGCCCGAGCCGCACGACACGCATGCGCTGAACGACTCCACCAGCGCGCCGCTCACTACGCTGAACTACATGTATGTAAGGACTTATCCGGCCGAAACTTCACAACAAATATTATGTCACgcattattttgataatacttCGAATATGGAGAGGATTTTTGGTATAACCTCTGTGCACGAAAATTTACTACGGAGACttcattaattttgaataaactaGGAATATGAATTTAcagattttctaaaaaaaaatgtagctaGCAAGAAAATTTACGCAAAGGTTTCTTTTTGTTGTTGCTGCTGAACCTGAAAGAATTGAAAGACTATGGAAGCATCCCATTACTTTTAAAATCAGAAATTGCTAAAAGCTTTCTCTAGATCTAATTTCCTTGAGAATTTACATTTAGCCTCTAGCGCGGTGCGTTAGTGTCGCCCAGGCCTGTGTCGCGTAGTTTATAAAAGGATACGAGCCAATACTTCCAGTTGTGCATGGTGCGGTTGGCGACGTGGCGCGCGAACATCTCGCGCAGGCGGCCCGCGCGCGCGCGCGACACGGGCGCGCCCGTCGCCGGCAGCAGCGAGTGGCAGTTGCTGCGACAACACAACAGCTCCAATCATACTATTAAACTTTTTGTAACTAATTACCggtttgtaaatatagttcattcattataatattatgtagtttttaataaagatgaAAATTGTTTACAAGACAATCATagatagaataataaataagattgcCATGaacccaaaaataatctttCCTCCTTATTCATAGCCGTTTTTTATCTAAGAGCGAAATGACTTAaagctatgataacaagtctgtctctcaatgctgacggcatggccgCCATCGCAGTGTGTAAACATAGGGCCGTTTgaatggctaatattgagatacaacaatattagtcAATGACATATCTATATTAATTCATACATCTTTTCTAATAATGCCGACGTTTAATACTCCACGATTTTCATaccaacacaaaataattaaatctacttacgaaattgaattattaagaCACTCGATTTGCTGACGTAGACTTTCCATCTCCTCTTTGATTTGGTTTCTTTCTGCCTTGAGTTGCTTTATGTACTCCGCTCCCTTTTGTAACATAGCAGCTTTGCTGATCTGTACAACGTAGAGAAACATGAAAATGCGCTTTAAATGTGTACTGTCAGGTGGCTGTGGACCCGTGCGTACGTACCTTGGCGCCGGGGTTGGCGCTGAGGTGCGGTATGAGCGCCTGCAGCGTGTCGAAGCCGTTCTTGATGTTGTAGCGGCGCTTCTGCTCCGCGTGCAGGTGCGCGCGCCGCGGCTCGCGCGAGTCGCGCGCGTCccgcggcgagcgcggcgacACCGGCGAGCGCGGCGACGCGGGCGACGCCGGCGGCGACGCGGACTGCGCACCACCACACGTGCATCAACTACATCTATTATACAACTCACCAATACCATACCGAGTGACTTCTATAACTGCGAAACATCTACAGATTCTATAGTTATTactaattgaatatttttttattattagttcatTTTTGTGAACTTCGCGTTCCTTACCCGATGTGGCGACATAATGTCACTACCGATGGGCGAGGGCTGACCTCTTCTGACCGGCGACTTGGTGGGGTCACTGCCGCCCGCTCCGTCTTCATTGCTGCTCAATTTATACAAGCTTTGCGCTGAAACAAAACATGCCGAGAGGTAAGTGTATGCAGACGCGGCAAAGATGGTACAAATAGCAGTAGCGGTCAGtgagaaacaaataaataacgtaaACACTGACAGTGCTGTGCTGAGAGCAGTTGCGCGAGCATAACGCTAGCCTGCGGCAGGGCGGGCTCGGAGGCGACGCTGTGgagcggcggcgggcggcgcggcgcaggCGCGGGGGGCGCCGCCTCACACACTACGCCGCCGGACGTGGATCGCGACCGCATGCGAATCGCACTCGGGTTCGGCTCGCGGGCCTGGAAATTTGCAACTTTATTGCAGGTTCACTTACTTACCGTGTCATACTTTTCGACAGTTTTCCCATATCGCGTCGCGCGTACGAGCgaattttatttcttcacttCCAGACATCTGTTGGTCAATATAAATTAAGTCTTGTAGTCATGCCCGACGATAATGATAGATAACACTCAGTGTCacgaaaaatttaaaactataatagaaaaaatatgcaTGACAATGCAAAAAATTACCATTCAAgcaattatagaaaattttaaatcgattgAAAAATGTCACTCATACGCACGTCTTCAATCAATATGAAGCAAACAAGATAccattgataataaataaatacatgaagtaatttataaaaaaaagtactaatCTATTATCTTCACATTTAATTTGACGAAGAGATTGCAAAGTGGAAAACaagataaaaagaaagaaatatctataatattgtgtaacatTTTTTCCGCCGCACGTAATGGTAGGCGTGTATTTCCGTCGGTATGTGAGTAGTGAGTACACGTCGCGCCCCGCCTCCGCGATAAGGCAGCACGAGGGCCGCACGAGGGCCGCACGTGCTACTGCTTAACGCTTCTGCGATAGGCAAAATGTGTAACGTCATACTGACTACACTTCACttgaaaacattatattagtcAAATGAGAACATCGTCAAAACAAATTACACCATCgccaaaaatattcaatattgaaacattgatttattaataaaagcacGGATAAATGTAAGTCGTTTTAGGACCATCCGCGtcttgttatttatattcaaatatgaattaatgttgTTTCTGATTTGAAGAGAAAATTCATGCCATTATTGTCTTTctcttttacaataataaaatcaaatcttttaattaaactagTATTCTGTATTCTATGTTAACAGTCCTTCATTCAGGAGACTAATAGATCCTTCAGGATAAGAATATTAAGTATACGTATAAAATCATAGCCACTACTGCAATGTAATCTGAAATCTCGGACATATCTAGATttctgttaaaataaatgtgcACCTGAGGATAAAAGAGAAGTAAAACCgacagaataaatatattattgttcatGCATTCAATTGCaactaaaatgtttgtttacgcCGTCTATAGGCATATTCCCTAGTTTGGGAGCCAAACTAGTAAACGTAAAAACCATAATTGACTCTGAAatatacttgtttttttttgtgttctgACATACTGGTTTTATTTGTAGCCTGGGTTGGCTAACGAGGAAGTGGTTCACGTGATGTCAAGTGACCTCGATCACAGCATTCACTCACACTATACCAGAAAAGTGGTAGGCGCTGCATTCCTAAAAGGAATGAGCATTAGGGAAAATAGGGGGGTTTGGGCCAACCAAAAACTTTGTATAAACTAGATATAGGTAATTACTATACAACAGTAATACAATGCTTATTATTAAAGCggtgaaatataataaagaaggcGACTGACCCTGGCAGAATGAGTGGCGACGGCGTCGGGCGCGGGCGCATGCGCGGGCGCAGACACGGACCAGTCCGCGTTGAGCTGCGAGCCCAGCGGCAGGCTGTGCGACCGGAACTGCTCCTTGCTGCCGCCCGCCGCACTGCTCACCTACACACAAAGATcaacatttacatttttactgaacaaaactattttacacaataaattacatgACAAGGACTCTTCTTATGTCTCATAAAACATCCCTGTTCCGATATAACGCGACAAAAATCGTTTagatataacataattaatgacacgtaattatatataaatccaAGCTTATTTTATCGCACCCATCATAGCATAGTAACACGAAAATATTACAATCGTGCTTTAAGGATCCCTATTTCCAACTCTGCATACCTTCCCTTCGGCGTCACAAGcgttatattctatttttttctaatctcatttataatatgataacaaTTATCTCTAGATAGTCGCCACTGCGAAAACGTGACCCAATAAACCATTACCTGCTGCGGGGTGGCCGTCACAGTGGGCGGGGAAGGTATTTTGAAGGAGCGCGCGTTGACCGGCGCCGGGCCCGGCTTGCTCTTGAACGAGTCGGGGCTCGGCTGCAGGTACTGCATCTGCGGCGAGGACTGTCGCACGGCGCCGCTCCGCTCGTAGCCCTGCGGCGACACCGGCTGCCCCGCCTGGCTCATGGGCTGCCCGTAGCCCTGGTACTGATTGTTGGCCACTTGGTTCGCGTAGTGGGTGATCCGCGTGGGCCTCTGTTTGTCGCGACTGTACCCGCCGCGCCCCTGGATCACCACGCTGGATGGATACTTCTGTATCGGTTGCTGCAGAAGCGACACCGTCTCCGGCGCGGTCTGAGACGGCGGCACTGAAACATCACTTACTAATAAATACACAATCGATAATTACACTTCAAATTGCGTTTCCGTCAACCTTACCAGCATTGTACTTGTTATAGCACGGGTCAGACTGCGTGACAATTTTCGGCGCATTGACATACTGCAGCCTGGAAGTTTTGTTGACGTATACGTTGGCGTGCATCTGTTGGTCGGTCGGTGCCGACGTCTGTTCGTAGTTGACGGGCTGGTAGGGCATCATTTCTTGCGCGCCTATAATGTGATTTTGTATATCCGTCTGCGTGAATAGCCTGCCGTTGTCGAACATCCTCATCTGCTCGTTCTTAATTGTTTGCTCTGGCATTGGAATCATTTGAGTATTGTTGCTGGTacctttaaaatatgttaaaatatattttacgtggATGTCTAACATGAAAGGTTGTCGTATTTAAAGCATTATGTGACGATGAATTGCGAACATACCGTGTATAGACATTTGACTGGTAGGCATTGTGACTACTGTGCTGGCCTGAGTGACCGTAATGAACGCCTGCGAAGTGTACGAATCTACTGACATACTACTCCTGTACAAAGGGTCCTCGGAAGGCACCGATGTCTCCTCCGGCACAGGGGGCAATCGCGGCGTCGACAAAAGTtctgaaaacattttcatttcgtaatcaaaacaaaaaaaataacactcgGTAAacgctaaaaaataaaaatataaaaatacaattaactgtatagtaataaaaatgtaagtcaCCTTGGAGTGGTTCCAATGTGTCCATAAAATCATCAAGGTTAGGCTGCAAGGGACCTAAACTTGGCTGAATGAAGTCTGCCAGACCAGCTCCTCGTGCtgcaatacaatatttatatacttaaatcaTGATTCAATTCTCTCCGTGAATATCAATGATAAAGACACAgagataatgttattattttcgaTGTACAATATTGCAAACAAATTTAAAGAAGGTAACTAGAATGTATACGTACGATCAAAAATAGCATTGATCTGAATCaagtaacataattatttagtaaaaggttatatttcaatataaataactggATAATATTGTGATTAAATTCCACTTTGAAGCATACATTTAGGTAGACTTCCTATCATATCACAGGTTGAGTTCACACATTCAACAGGTTAACTTATAACATTCGTCTATTTTGAGAAAATGATATTGCGCGTGTAATTGTCGCGTCTGTTATCAGTTCATAACATAACATGGCAGACCGCAACGAGTGCGTCTCGCCGTGAAGGTCAATGATTGCACCCTTATTTCGCTAACGATGCTTCTAGTCAGGTGATGCAAGAAGAGCTTGTAGGTCATCGAGACCATAACCGCCTATACAAAACTCCTGTTCGAAATATGTTACGAAATAACTAATCTAAGACATTTCCAACCGAGCATGAAGGTTTAACATTAATGTACGATGAATAACCAATTTGGTAAGTAACGATCGGTTTAAAATCCACAGGTATAAAAACATCTGGTAAAATGTTATGCATACTCATGGTGAATTTTGTTTCAGACTgtcatgataaatattttactgttgatTACCGATCTCTCGACAGTCGGGGAACGCGAACGGCTGATGATTTGTAATGGTGGAGAATAGAGTGTCAGTCATGAAGTTGAGGTAGTCCTCGTCGGTGAGCATGTTCGCTGCGAAGTCGCTGCACTGCGAGAACGATTCCACCGTGTCCATGTCTGAAACCTACACACCCACGTCAGTACACCTACCTACAACGATTCCTAAATATGCCTGGAGAATTCAACAGGGCTCCGCAAAACCACATTAAAGGTTAATGTAAAGAAAGGAACTGTATCACTTAGagagtataattatataattattcttttttattatgatgtcttttatttatatttattaaagcgGGACTCCGTAAAGTAAAATCGGTCGGTTCAGTGTTCCGTTGCCTTAAAAGTTTGGTAATCGCTGATCTAAATTACCGActttactaaataaaagaaTGTCTTCTTTCAATCGATACAGAGTAATGAGTACGTACCGTGTCTTGAACCGAGGTGTCCCCCTTGCCAAGGAGACGCATAATGTGAAATTTGcgccattttttatattctgctATAACTGCTTCCGCCCTTCTTTTCCAATATTTTCCTTCTAATATTGTTGTCTAAAATTAAAGCATGAATCTTAAATCATTAAGCTTTGACTTtcgaataataaatgtaataaaaatatagcgtgCAACAACATAATATTCTCTATTACTTCATTGTGAGTACACGCGACAGTTTGGTATAGAGGTGTTTCTTTccgattttttattgtttacattgtacaattatgtaatttaaaatatccaacacaaaatttcaaataacatttgaattacCTCTGGTTTCACGTGCGTATCAACGTCTAATGGCGAAGCAAACTGACACACCaaagtattttgtttctttatgaCTGTAatcatacataaaataattcaaatgagTACTTATTCTTTATAAGTACACAATAAACGAAATACATATGTAACTAAAAACgaatataacttaatattttatgagttaCTAGATTTGCACGCAGCACCGCCTGTGTGAAAgaactgataaaaataaaagctcgATAGCGTATTTATGtgggataaaaaaaatctattacgtATTATATTAACTCAGATGatctatctgtgtgccaaatccgttcagcgggctatttatttaataataaacgttcagacttttttacaaacttcaactgattataattttatattattagtaagatatggaataaaattaaatatcatttattttagataactaaatccatatacatattattatttaagcgATTATTATTGTCGGTCaaaagaattgaaaaaaaagttaaatggAGACTTATATAAACGCATCGTTTAAAACACTACCTATGTAACCTAGTTTCTAAAACAGTAATAAGTTTTGTGACGTCTTCTCATAAGGAAAATGATCATTTGTTACCCATTCACTTACCAACAAATGAACATCGGGACAAATGCAATATTTGCTAAAAAAAAGTGTCTGTAGTTAACTAACTGTATAAACTTATGGTACATGTGTACAGTATAAGGAGAGGCGTGCTATATTAATTTGAAtcgtatttaattacattatggcTCAATTTCGTTTGCGTCGTTGTAATGTAAAAACACAAACTCATAATATTGTGATCTTTTTCGTCCACTCCTTGCAAGATACAAAGGAAGAAAAATGAGaattaactgtttttattttattgatttataacttattttgcGATTATAGTTTTAGCATGGGAACTTTCAAACATCGACCTGAATCCATTTGTTTGTAAAATGCAGCGATTGAGATTTTTACCCTGTAATCTAGTCTAACTAATAAATCTAACCATTGTTCAATTCAATCTGACTAGATTGGATTGAACAATGGCTCTGTTAAGTACGCCCGCAAAACCCTTCTTTATTTCCAGGCTTAATGTTATCTTGACATATTATTTCCAAACCTGTTGTATATTGTTGTCATTGGTAAcagctatattaaaaaaaaatatagtgcaCACATTTTTCCGCatgaataattcaaaatatttgttttattgttacatactaaattattctcataaatatgaaatttaagaTGCTCACAAAACAGTAAGTGTTCTGtcctaaatattttatctatctatGGAAACTATTAATCACATAAGCTCTTTAATCTACAAATAAATCACCAAgttaaaatatgtgaaaatagtACAAAGTCCACATTATATCTACCACTACAATCTATGAAGTaggaaaagtaataaatactcACACTGCATGTGCCAGCATCTCCATATGACGTTGTTCAATCTGATCTTGTCCTTCCAACGAAGTTTTATACCTTTGAAACGATTCCATTTTGGTGAAGTTAGTTTTTGTCTGAGAAAAACAATCTGACATGTGATAACATATAACCAAAAACTTACCATGCTTCCATTACCACCACCCATCAGAGGCTGACACTTGAGCATTgcaatttcataattaaattaactataaaacaTCTTAAATTGACAAGACTCATCttgaaattgaataaatttaaaatatgcattattaagaaaattagaaaatataagacTAACAAAAGTACAGTCTTTATTAAGAAATGTTGCTATACTGTGCAAGTGTAAATTGTCAGACAATCAAAATGTAAGCCTTTTATCAGTGTCGCTATCAATAAGTGATCTTAAGCTTATtgcaaataacattttgatAAGAAAACAACATTCATACTATCTTATCTACTATTTCTACCTGAATAAATATAAGACAGAAGGCGAAAtagaaaatgtttcaataaaaaaaatagatgaaCACTGTTTGAAATAACAACCATTTGAATTTCCACACATGACAATAATAATGCAATATATGTTCAATGAATATTGGTGACTACTTCTTGATATGAATAACAACTGCACTACATTTTACTATTAGCATAATAATTacggattataataatatacatataaattggTACTTTGCACAATAtcagatattataatatggtgATTTTTAGATTTGCTTTAATTGAATAACAATATCTAATGTTAACCTTACTCATATCATGTGAAGggcaaatatttattgacataataaataaatagccaGATATTGGCAAAACATGACCTctcacatattaattttatgaatttatcacAAACTATTCCTCTACAAAAACTTTTATGTAAAATGCTCTAAAGATCAATGTTCCATATAACAGTTATTCTCATTTTtagtatgaatattataataatttatataaacacctCAAATACTACCACCGCATGTCTTGGTGGATATAGTTGCGCTATTATCTACTGTTATGGATCTAAATAGGAGTGTTAGTATCTGCAAGTTGTTTGAaaatggtataaataaaatagcatgcacaattttattaaatgataaagGTTACTAATAGCTTGTTCACGTGGTGATTATTGAATTTTGTGATAGAAAgagtacaattttattattcaagttGTTTGTAAATTTCATGGGTGAAAGTCCAACAGACCTTCCTTTAACtaaaatgattacaaatacataaaatatacaagtgAAATATTGACAAAAGTTAATCTCAATGTAAAACACCCGCTAGTATTCATAGAGTAGTTATCTGAGCAAATGACCTGTGTCTTTTGTACAGGCTATGATGACCTTTTGTTATCTCTACATGCTAAACCCAATGGAAACATACTGTTTCCTCATTTTTTACTCACAGTATTATGGTATAGGCCtgaaaatatcatttaccaaccagtaagatattttatatgtcCAATTccagaacatatttttttcatttattgacACAACTTTTGTAAGGAAGTATAGTAGATTTTCAAGGACATATGTTGCAATTATCACTTATGCTAATATATTTGACATTCTGTATGTTACATTTTGTCAATTATGtgtttatatcttatttttatcagtaataaatttgactacttttattaCCACATCTAACTagcaaagtaatatatttttttttacttttatttcaataaagtgTTTACCAGTCTTGCATTATAAATAAGGCAATAAATGGCGGATAGTTAAAATAGTAATATCCATAACATAATGTAGATTAATAATACACGTTTATCAGTCATTAGAAAACATTTCCAAGGAATTTTCCAATAACAatcagaatatatattttatgtcaataaaataCGCGCAAACATATTAAGGCAATTATTGAATTTTACAAATAGaatcttataatataatgtctTTTTAAAACTTACCTATAGGCTAGAgtcatacatttaaataactttgtaaGAGAGACTTCAATAGAAAGTTGTTGATGATGTTTACAATCTTCCTTATCGGTGGGCAGAAAGGGTTTATTAGATCCAGGTACCGTGTATGTGGCGACCACAGAAACTTTCTGCGCATTTTGTTCTTCGTCTGGTACGGACACTAAGTCATCGAAGTCATCTTGTGCTTCAGCTTCAAAATGTGATACCATGAAATGCCCCGAGTGTATAGTCTCCTTTTCAGAACGCAGCTGTCTTTTTTCCACTtcattcattttgattttgGCGAATATGAATTAACTATGACTTAAatcttgaatctataatatattacgtTGAATGAACAAAAGGTCTATCAAGTATCAACTTTTGGACTTGGCCATATTTTTACTTATCACTCCGACACATTGTTTTTTTCATCTGACAATTGATAATTTGGATTGCCAGTAAAATGTCTCCACCGATAAAATTACTACTACCTACTCGTGAGAATAAAAAAGATATGAATGGGTATATGTCGGACTTATCCATTTGGAATGGCATTCTGAATTCAGAAAACGAATGCTTGTCTCTGTACTTTCGATAATTGTACTTTCGATGTAGCAATTACATTTAAAGTGAAACACGTGGCGCGACTTTTCTAGGAGGTCTAAGATGAATCTGAGAAATTTCGCTGTAAATTCAGTTGTACGTGAAGTGTTGTCCTTTGATTAGGAACGTTCTCGTTTCAGGGAATTTCCGGTTATATAAGTTCTCCTCACAACCAATTTTCTGAcgaaatctta
This genomic window from Manduca sexta isolate Smith_Timp_Sample1 chromosome 17, JHU_Msex_v1.0, whole genome shotgun sequence contains:
- the LOC115443170 gene encoding carbohydrate-responsive element-binding protein isoform X1; translated protein: MNEVEKRQLRSEKETIHSGHFMVSHFEAEAQDDFDDLVSVPDEEQNAQKVSVVATYTVPGSNKPFLPTDKEDCKHHQQLSIEVSLTKLFKCMTLAYRQKLTSPKWNRFKGIKLRWKDKIRLNNVIWRCWHMQFIKKQNTLVCQFASPLDVDTHVKPETTILEGKYWKRRAEAVIAEYKKWRKFHIMRLLGKGDTSVQDTVSDMDTVESFSQCSDFAANMLTDEDYLNFMTDTLFSTITNHQPFAFPDCREIARGAGLADFIQPSLGPLQPNLDDFMDTLEPLQELLSTPRLPPVPEETSVPSEDPLYRSSMSVDSYTSQAFITVTQASTVVTMPTSQMSIHGTSNNTQMIPMPEQTIKNEQMRMFDNGRLFTQTDIQNHIIGAQEMMPYQPVNYEQTSAPTDQQMHANVYVNKTSRLQYVNAPKIVTQSDPCYNKYNAVPPSQTAPETVSLLQQPIQKYPSSVVIQGRGGYSRDKQRPTRITHYANQVANNQYQGYGQPMSQAGQPVSPQGYERSGAVRQSSPQMQYLQPSPDSFKSKPGPAPVNARSFKIPSPPTVTATPQQVSSAAGGSKEQFRSHSLPLGSQLNADWSVSAPAHAPAPDAVATHSARAREPNPSAIRMRSRSTSGGVVCEAAPPAPAPRRPPPLHSVASEPALPQASVMLAQLLSAQHSQSLYKLSSNEDGAGGSDPTKSPVRRGQPSPIGSDIMSPHRSASPPASPASPRSPVSPRSPRDARDSREPRRAHLHAEQKRRYNIKNGFDTLQALIPHLSANPGAKISKAAMLQKGAEYIKQLKAERNQIKEEMESLRQQIECLNNSISNCHSLLPATGAPVSRARAGRLREMFARHVANRTMHNWKYWLFSVVSGALVESFSACVSCGSGADLVRTTLLWAEQHCSLVEMRPAVLNALRVLCTTTDILTTPERLPEEARAAVAASAGVKTEPT
- the LOC115443170 gene encoding carbohydrate-responsive element-binding protein isoform X2 — encoded protein: MQFIKKQNTLVCQFASPLDVDTHVKPETTILEGKYWKRRAEAVIAEYKKWRKFHIMRLLGKGDTSVQDTVSDMDTVESFSQCSDFAANMLTDEDYLNFMTDTLFSTITNHQPFAFPDCREIARGAGLADFIQPSLGPLQPNLDDFMDTLEPLQELLSTPRLPPVPEETSVPSEDPLYRSSMSVDSYTSQAFITVTQASTVVTMPTSQMSIHGTSNNTQMIPMPEQTIKNEQMRMFDNGRLFTQTDIQNHIIGAQEMMPYQPVNYEQTSAPTDQQMHANVYVNKTSRLQYVNAPKIVTQSDPCYNKYNAVPPSQTAPETVSLLQQPIQKYPSSVVIQGRGGYSRDKQRPTRITHYANQVANNQYQGYGQPMSQAGQPVSPQGYERSGAVRQSSPQMQYLQPSPDSFKSKPGPAPVNARSFKIPSPPTVTATPQQVSSAAGGSKEQFRSHSLPLGSQLNADWSVSAPAHAPAPDAVATHSARAREPNPSAIRMRSRSTSGGVVCEAAPPAPAPRRPPPLHSVASEPALPQASVMLAQLLSAQHSQSLYKLSSNEDGAGGSDPTKSPVRRGQPSPIGSDIMSPHRSASPPASPASPRSPVSPRSPRDARDSREPRRAHLHAEQKRRYNIKNGFDTLQALIPHLSANPGAKISKAAMLQKGAEYIKQLKAERNQIKEEMESLRQQIECLNNSISNCHSLLPATGAPVSRARAGRLREMFARHVANRTMHNWKYWLFSVVSGALVESFSACVSCGSGADLVRTTLLWAEQHCSLVEMRPAVLNALRVLCTTTDILTTPERLPEEARAAVAASAGVKTEPT